TTGGTCTCATTGGAAGTTTCCAAAAACTCATAAGAGTCACCCGAGACGGGATTCACTAAGACTTGACCTTTTTGCGGCATTCAAAAACTCCTTTATAATTTTTGCAACGCTAACATGAAAATTAGCACACTATAAATAATAGATTTGGCAAACATAATATATTAACATCAATTTTGCAAATGAAAAATGGATTAAGCTAAACCGAAAAAAGCCTATTGAGTTAATTCACCAAAATAATAACTCAGTTTTTCTGACTTGATGTTGTTACAAAATGTCAATATTTGCTAAATTTTGTATTTTTGAGATTGATTTGAAACCAATTTTCTAAATGATATTTATAGTAATTTATGATAAATAAAGACTTTCCGGAAATTGATATGAAATTTTTCGGATTTACTAATTTGATTGGCAATACACCAATCATGTGCATTCACTTCAACTATAAGGGCGAACAACGAAAGCTCTATGCAAAAGCAGAAAACTTCAACCTGACAGGCTCAATCAAAGACAGAATGGCTATGCACATTCTAAAGAAAGCTTACGAACGCAAGGCTCTTGTGCCCGGGCAAGTCATATTGGAAGCCACAAGTGGCAACACAGGAATTTCAATTGCAGCAATCGGCAGAGCTTTGGGGCATAAAGTTGTCATTTTCATGCCTGATTGGATGAGCCAAGAAAGAAAGGACTTGATTAGAAGCCTTGGAGCCGATATTCATTCGGTCACACGCGAGGAAGGCGGTTTTCTGGGGAGCATTACAAAATCCGAAGAAATGGCAACTGAAATTGGTGGATTCTTGCCACAACAATTTGCCAATCATGACAATTCCGAAGCACACTTCAATGCGACAGGTCCCGAAATATGGTATCAGCTGATGTATCGCGGGATAACGCCTGATGCATTCGTAGCTGGAGTAGGCACAGGTGGAACAATTATGGGTGTCGGTGCCTATCTTAAATCCAAGAAATCGGACATTATCGTTCGACCAATGGAACCTGCAAATTCGCCGACACTTTCGACAGGGCATAAAGTTGGCAAACACCGCATTCAGGGCATTTCAGATGAATTCATACCCGCTGTTTTGGATTTGAACTCCTTGGACAAGGTTATTGATATAGATGATGGCGATTCGATAATCATGGCACAAAAATTATCCTGCGATTTGGGCTTAGGACTTGGTATTTCATCAGGAGCGAATTTTTTGGCAGCACTGAAAATCCAGAATGAAATCGGCTCTGATGCAACAGTAGTAACCGTTTTCCCCGACGACAATAAAAAATATCTGAGTACCGATTTGCTCAAAATTGAAGCAATAAAAAATGATTTCATTTCAATTGATGTTGATTTGTCCTACTACACCGCATTTAAAAGAGTATGTGCAAGGTGCTGCTCCCCCAGCGAATGTATAGAGATGACCAATATCGCCAATCTCCACCCCGTCTGCTTCACAGACACACCTTAAGAGGGGAATTTCTCGCTCTGTAAATTGTAACAAATCCGAAACAAAAAAAACCACTTTTGTGCAAAGTGGTTTCAGATTTTTCTATAAAAATTTTCTGTGTTCTTATTTATCCAACATGTCGTTGAAGCGGCGTTCGGTGCGTGGACGCCAATTGCCTT
The Candidatus Kapaibacterium sp. DNA segment above includes these coding regions:
- a CDS encoding PLP-dependent cysteine synthase family protein; protein product: MKFFGFTNLIGNTPIMCIHFNYKGEQRKLYAKAENFNLTGSIKDRMAMHILKKAYERKALVPGQVILEATSGNTGISIAAIGRALGHKVVIFMPDWMSQERKDLIRSLGADIHSVTREEGGFLGSITKSEEMATEIGGFLPQQFANHDNSEAHFNATGPEIWYQLMYRGITPDAFVAGVGTGGTIMGVGAYLKSKKSDIIVRPMEPANSPTLSTGHKVGKHRIQGISDEFIPAVLDLNSLDKVIDIDDGDSIIMAQKLSCDLGLGLGISSGANFLAALKIQNEIGSDATVVTVFPDDNKKYLSTDLLKIEAIKNDFISIDVDLSYYTAFKRVCARCCSPSECIEMTNIANLHPVCFTDTP